The sequence ttgcattcacttttatgtttaaattacaaagtgtgtttttttttttttttttttttataaaaaaacaacgcaacttttttttggttaagGTTTGCAACGTAGTAacatttcaattaatttcaaaaggaaaaaaatgcatttgataTACAAGTAAATTCACTTCCAATTTGggtagaaatgaaaaaaaaggtcATCTGAAAACGCACTCACAGACTCATCCGTCTATTTCGTAAAACTTGACCCGCAGACCAGACTACAGTACACCCTGGATTGTTCGCCCGTCAATCACAGGGAACATGTGAACACTCAAAACATTTACGTCAATATTCCTGAGCTGGAATGGAGTCCACGGGAGACGGACAAACGGCAGCCGAGTGAATCAACACACTACGAGTGAGAACGAGAGAGACAAACTTACTTCTCAAAACCACAGCCAAataacacaacaaaacacaaaaggcTCATGCAAGTACATTATACAGATACATAACTAGACAAGCTGTCATAAAGAGACCAGCATCATGGGGCGCTTTAATGCACACCctttcaattttgttttgattgaagTGAAATATCATTTGGCTTAAAGTCTTTCTACTGAGCATTCTTGTGTATACAGCCCCCAGAAAaaggtatggaatcaccagtcttggacgagcactcactcagacgttttatttctggagatcaaactcagaataaaaaaaaacatgaaacagttgtaaggtcattccaaagtgcaacatcttggctttcagaaacacgagtgagtgctcgtccaaggctggtgattccatacttttggCTACGGGTTGTAGTAACCAtgagagaaacaaacaaaacaaattttgatTCCAGTTGGAAGTCttaaaaaaagtattgaatTTAACTTGCCTTAAGATGTAGGATCCCtgtaaatttattttgtttgcattattAGATTTTGTGCTGCACCAAAACTAAAATAGATTTGGaagttttttctccccaaaatcaagcgaaaaaaaaaaaaaaaaaaaaaaaatctgacaatgtTATAACTCTGTTAGACCACGTGAGCACTAAGCTACCAGAGATGTCTAAAGCAAAggctgttttaaaaacaaaaacccataaTTCTCTTTGTTTCTAGTTTAGTTTAAGGGTGATTGTTCTCATCTGAACCAACCTGCACAGTTTTGAGCTGCTGCCCTTGTAAGGCGGCCACCTGACCGGCTGCGCTCCCAACGACCGGCTTCAAATCCGACCTCCCGCCGAAGGTCACCAACTTGATGGACTTGGCGTCGGCCACGCCCGCCACTCCTCCGGCCTTGGCGGCGGCGTGGGGCAGCTGCAGCACGATGGGCTGCCCGGTCTTCCCGATGGTGGTCACCAGGAGCTTTTGGCCCCCCAGCGAACGCGCCGCCTCGGAGGCCTGTGCCGAAGCCACCTTGCTGAGGATGATCTGGTGGTTGGCGGCGGAGATGCCGAGCGGCACCGCGAGCTTCTGCAAGGCGCTCGTGGTGACCGCCGTCCCCGTGACGCTGTCCGTGGTCTTGGTGGTGGCGGCGGAGGTGGCCAGCGCCGGTCTTAGGGTCACGAGCGGGGAGGACACGCCGGAAAAAGAGACGGCAACGCCGGCGCGTTCAATCGGCGCGCCGGCGCTCTCCGGGGGAGTGTCCGTTTCCATGGCGACAGATGCGTCTTGGCTGGACTGAGACGCCTCCTCAATGGCCTCCATGTCCATGATTTCGTCAGGAAGGAGGCTGTTGAGGTCGGGCGACACCACGTCCATGTTGACGACGACTCAGCACCCCGGTACACctttaacaaaacaaacgttTGTTACGTTTGTTACACCACACagcaaacacatttttgctacaattcAAAAGACATTGTGCAGATCCTTCTGGTGTGCAAACattggccacttgggggcagtacAATATTGACATTCAGATACACATAGAGGAGAGGGTCATGTTAATCAGAGATGATAAAGAATAAGCTTGTCAATTTTGTGTCAATACATGTTCTGTAcatattaataaatgaaaaatcacAACTATGTGTTGCtaatgtttgtgttcaaatacccGTTGCTTATAGGGTTATAATAACACTGCGACATCAATGCTAGTTTCAAAAGACGTTTTACATTGTGTTAGCATCAACCTTTCTTCTTCCATTAGACTTCCATTAGGCACAGTTATGTGGTTTGgcctgtctttggaatgtgggaggagactggagtacccggagaagacccacgcagacacggggagaacatgcaaactccacccaggaaggctggatggagcctggactcgaacccgagtcctcagtactgggaggcggacgtgctaaccactccctCACCATGCCACTAGGTCAAATAAATCTCTTTGTGTAATATTGTTCGACAATAATCTTCAACTGAcagtggcaataaacagcttgactGGTTAATACATTTGGTGTCATCTGAGAATTTGCCACTCAGAAGCAATTCTGATGTTATTTAAGCAAAAAATGCAGATAAGCAAGAGCATTTTGTAGTTCATTCTCAGAGAAGTTTATTCATACCATCGAGCCAATAAAGGAAGCATACGGCtgaaattattgacaaaatttattaaatgcgAGGTGGGCCTATACAAGAGGTTAAAGTTCAGAGTTGTAATAGTACTAGGATCCAAAACAACAGACTTTTCCACAATATTAATAATCCACAATCGTCAATGTGTTGATAATGTTGAAAAGTAAGCACAGCTGCCTTGTTCAAAAGCGTTTGTGTTCCGGTTTGGAAGCTTTGAGCAGAACGTAAACAAACCAGCCAGGGTGGCCTAGCTAACATTAGCCCACCCACCCAAAAATGTCATCTTTTCTAACTTGAAGGTGCCATAAAACATCCTTTACCGTCAACAGAAAGGCTTTACAGCAGAGACTGACAGCTGATTAGAGGTGAACGACATCgacatcattatcattatcatcatcatcacgccCCGGCAGAATCTTTGTGTCTTTCCCACCGAGGGGCTCGCGAATGGCTAACCGGCTGCTTTTGCACCAGCAGCCACAAAGTTGTATTATGTGTGCGGAGAAATGAAAACCACCCAGGGAAGGAAGCTCCAGTCCAGGGGAAACGACGAGACAGGAGGCGAGCTATTTACTTGGCTGCGTTACTATTTCAGGCCGGGCTTGGATTTCGAAAGATCCGCCATTTTCATCTCGTCATCAGTCCTGCTAGCTGCGCGGCTAACAGCAGGCTAACAGGAGGGAGGGTGCTGCATTTATTTATCCCCCActtcaataaattaaattaaaaatacaccaGACAGTATGCTAAAAGTTCGCACAAGTGAGATAAGAGGTCAAGACTCTTGGCGAACAAGGCTAAATTTAGTTTTTCGATAACTCCTCCCCATCTGTCACTCGAGATCATGATTCCGATAGTGGAATTTCtgggaaaacaaaaattgtatCACTCATTAATTAGCGTGGTGTCTTTTATTTACTTCAGttagttgtgtgtgtgcgttttaaTAACTTTAATAGGTAACTTTGTGACACGagcagttatttaaaaaaaaaagtattagatATTTTAAATCTGTCAAAATTAAGGGCTCAGTAATATAAAGGTACTGCGTAAAAAAacactcaagaaaaaaaataagaatgtggATATGCAAAACTGTTGTTAAACAACGACACCAAAACAACAGccgcaaaaataacaaaacaaaacaaaacaaaaaatttctTGGTGATCGCCTACGGAACGTTAGCGTCTACTTTGGTCAACTTGACGTGATCGTGAAAGCGGATAAACTTTGCCTCATGGTGCAAAATGCtcgaaactgttttttttgttgtgtggcGTGTTACAAGGGGAGATGTCAGCCGGCCGGGCCCCAGTTTGAAGCGGGCATCATCCAGGGCGAGGAGCACAACTGCTCGCTGTACTCTCCTAGCAAACTTGACGAAGCTGGGCTAACCCGAGCTAGCTTCGGCTCAGTCTACGTTTATTTTGCCCACATTGAAAAACACTGTCCGGCGCGTGATGGTGGCGTTTTCCGCCGGAGCCGCGGCGAGACTCCCGCACCGAGTGGCGCTTACCTGAGTTAACTGACGCGGGCCAGCGTTTGCGGGCGAAACGAGGAGAGCAAAAGACGATTGTTCAAAATACCGCGCCGAGCGCCATTCCTCCCTGACATTTCACAGGTCGGCCACGCCTTCATCCACCTACGTCATCGTACGTCATTCTTAAAGATACAGTAGGAGAAGGAACTTTACCCAACAGTTGTTTATTTGATCGATCTTTAATCGTATTTTGATGTACTGTCCattgttaaaaataagaaaTCTGAGTGTACAATAATTTATTTCAGTTAAGTTTTTCGTGTCACCCAGATATACTTGAAAGTTTGTTTGAATGTTGAATTGactgcatgattttttttttctgttatttgtttgttgtttatattataattttaaatgtaattaaattcaATAAAAAGAGTAACCACCAGTTGTTTGATTACAGTGCCTTTTCGGTTAGTTTTGTTTAGTTATCCAGTCTTTATGGAGcaaagcagagagagagagagagagagagagagagagagagagagagagagagagagagggggagagagagagagctcctctcaacagaataaaaaagaaatgggGTTTTTTCTCAATACCTTGATAAACGAGTTTAATTCATCCAATGACCCAGCTTTTTAGTCTTTTTAGGTTAAAAGTGAAACATCCTCAACAACCAAGAGGCCAGTTGCCTCCATGGAATGAAACCTTGGCGGATTACACCATCTGGTGACTGCGAGTAGCATTTTCCCTTTataattttttctttcttcttctttttttaaattatattaacatttttaaaatgctacTTGGAGGTAACATCTGGCGGTAATATAAATCATAATTGCAATCataatgagtataaaaaaaaaattaaatatttttaatctgACGTCACTAAACGGAAGTTCCCCTATCGGCGGCGGAAGCGGCGTTGTTGACAACCGGGACGGCGCGACCATGGCCACCGAAGTGCGGCAGGAGCTCGCACAGCTGATGAATTCTTTTGGCTCCCACAAAGATCTCTCGGCCAAGTACGTGGCGCTTACCACAAAcgtgttttttacattttatctgTCGATCATCTTGTACAGATTATGAAGCACCCCGTTTGACTAAAAAGGTGCCGATGTTATCATGACAAACCAAGctaagctaacgttagcttctTTGCtgagcaagcttttttttttcagaatgaaATTTATTTGCGATGTAAACCGTTTTATCGATGTAGattaaagaataaaaacagTAACCACGTGAATAGCGTCTGAGAGACACACATGTCGGCACCATTTATTTGCACGTTGACAGTTAAGTAGCTAGCAACTACTTTTAGCTTAACGATGGACAACATACTATATAGTTGAATTTAGAGTGTGCTCACACATTGTTAAAATGTAGAACGTTATACAATTAGTACCAGAAAAAATCCTAAAATTTTGAAACACATATTGAAACGTCACGGCAAAAAAAGCACTGAAGTCGTGGTTGACAATAGATGGAACgacaaattctttgaatttttattcatttaaaaaatcaatattgcTGAGACGAGAACCGTtttatattgtgaaaaaaaatgcataattttgtATATCTCCTTTTAAGATATAGACAAATCCTGGAAAAGGCTGTCCAATTCACAGATGCAGATCAGCTTGAATCCTTGAAGGCCTTTGTTGAAGCAAGTACGTAGCATTTTAATTCATCTTTTAAAGCGCTTGCTAGTGTTACTCATTCTCCATAACAATACAGTTTCCTACTCTTTATTTTttaccccctagtggtcaatGAAAATGTGAGTTTAGTCATCTCGAGACAACTGCTCACGGACTTCTGCACACATCTGCCCAACTTGCCCGACGCCACGGCCAAGGCGGTGTATCACTTCACCTTAGAGAAGATCCAGCCGAGGGTCATTTCCTTTGAGGAGCAGGTAAACTATTCACTTATGTAACAACTCGCCACTTACCTCTGGTTCAAATGTCTTAAAGGTCTTAACATATATAGTTTTTAATTGCAGAATCATACTCTCATATtgataattatataataaaaaaaaagacctcaacCCCATTGAAAACCTGTGGCGTGAGCTAAAGAGGAGAGTGCAGAGGAGAGGCCACTGTTACTGTATTACATCTCCCATTTTGTTCTAATAATACAAATCTTCCTGGGGGATAGACTTACAACAATCAAACATGTGGCATGACAGTCAGTCGTTTTGCTATGTCGGTTGGTCTGTGGCCTGTCTGACGGTCCCACCTGACTGTCAGAATGTTCTTAACTGTGTGCAGGTGGCCTCCATCAGACAGCACTTAGCGACTATTTATGAAAAGGAGGGCGACTGGAGGAACGCCGCCCAAGTTCTAGTCGGCATTCCTCTGGAGACGGGGCAAAAGTAAGCTCGTCCTTTCACCCTTTCTTTTTATCCTCTATCTTTTTAAGCGTTCTTTTTTCCCCGTCCTCTCTAGGCAATATAATGTCGACTACAAGTTGGACACTTACCTGAAAATAGCCCGCCTCTATCTGGAGGACGACGACCCGGTGCAGGCTGAGGCCTACATCAACAGAGCCTCGCTACTTCAGAATGAGTCGTCCAACGAGCAGCTGCAAATACATTACAAGGCGAGCATGGCGGGGAGAGTGTGGACGTCGGGGCGCGCTGATCCGAAACGGTTGGTCAAACCAACGCGCCGCTCTCCCACTTTTTAGGTGTGCTACGCCAGGGTCCTCGACTTCAGGAGGAAGTTCATTGAAGCAGCGCAGCGATACAACGAGCTGTCTTACAAATCCATCGTCCACGAGAGCGAGCGTCTGGAGGCGCTCAAGCACGCGCTCAACTGCACCATTTTGGCGTCCGCAGGTTACGGTCAACTCATTTTTAGAGGATGCTAGTATTAGCAATCTCAAATGTGTTGTGGgggaacattttttaattttggccacagcataaatatttactgaaaagtcactttttttttttttttgctaaggaCAAAGCCCTCTCTAAtataaaagtattgctttggcgccatcttgctGCCTAGAAACTATATTAAAATAAGAGGGTAGCTTCATTTAATCAGGCGTTAGTGCCGTCTAATAGAaaagtatattaatattaatatttactcctgaaaaacatttttaggcgatagatgtttttttttttttttttttttaattcacagcATGGATGAGTTTGTCCCTCTATACATCCTGAACACTGCattattcatttgtattttaatttttggcaACAAATAATTATTTCATGCATATGTTATACCTAATTTGAAGGAAAGAAATAACTGAcagagaaaatatttttgtatttattttccctACATATGGAAATTGTGTGCATTAGAGTCACTTTTTAAAAGTTGCTCAAAGTTGCCGTCTGATGTTTTTTTGGAGAGACAAAGTTGTTCTATCTAGCAAGAAAAGTGCTAAGTTGTCATCAACACCAATTGCAGGGAGGGCGTTGCGTCAACGGTCATCTCTTTATTTTTTGCGGTATTCAAGGCCAGCAACGTTCCCGCATGTTGGCCACCCTCTTCAAGGACGAGCGCTGCCAGCAGCTGGCCGCGTACGGGAttctggagaaaatgtatctggaCCGCATCATCCGGGGGAACCAGCTGCAGGAGTTTGCGGCCATGCTCATGCCTCACCAGAAGGCCACCACGGCAGACGGTCGGTACCCATTAACAcatttcactcgccgccattttcacatttcgcaatcccgttcgctcccggctgttttactgaattttgactgattttgcaaggcccacagaatattgtgttctattgctataaaagcatgaaaccgaccaaaagaaagatgaaagtctcttctttcatcaggaaaaaaaaaaagtatgtttctatctgtttccgttttgcagcaattagcattagaataaagctaagtttcatttttcacaaatgtatttaaaattgtaagtaatttagctttttttctagatggccctggttgatctcctttgctctgctgccacctgctggccgttggtgtaataactaccatttctgcaagcgttctttgcagttgagaggctgcatcaaagctttatgtatgctctagcacaggggtgtcaaactcatattagctcaggggccacatgtaggaaaatatattcgcaattgggccggatcggtaaaattgtaaaataatttgtaaaacattgccgtcaattacatgcagattttcgctatttgtgggccagccctaaattgtggggcgcatctgtacaaatattgtcctaaatttttttttgcataaacctgtatattgttcactgattgtgtgccgggtgccgttaatgaagttataaggacgttaatccttgtcatatgtgtagttgaatgtgtcttattcagcatgtttgtgtttgattcatgtttttattttttaaacaaactaactttaaattgtgtttaaaataacgacattcagaacaattccatgtacaagatgcattgctcaactgagccttacttgtgtaattatgaatttataagctttgattgtagccggctgattaattgggccgacagtcttttttttttttattttttttttttaaactttacaaaaccatctcgcgggccggattaaaccccattgcgggcctgatccggcccccgggccttatgtttgacacccctgctctagcataaaaaaaacaaaaacaaaaaaacataaatacgtctttgggacgcttaaaacataaaaaaaaaaaaaaaagtatttacatgttattgggagcaaatgagttaagaactttCAGGTCAATCCGTTGCAGCATTAGTTGCACCTGTGTGTACGACCTGTATTTGGATTTGAAAATGGAAATGTGTTCGTGGCAAGAACAGTAACGGTAGCCGATGGAGTTGGTAGATGGAGAACATGTCTTGTTTCAGTTGTTTAATTCAAAAAGAGTAGTTTGCAAATTACACAGAGAAGGGCTTAGCAACATTAATGACGGAGGCGTCCTCTATTTTTCATGAGTGCTACTCGAAGGCCACATAGAACTAGTCACTTTCTAGCCAGAGGTATTCAGAAGCACCATTTTAAGAGTGGAGAAAATGTGGATGTGTATttgtccattttaaaaaaaaaaatattaacccaTTGTACATCACATTATCTTAATATAATTTCATGTTTATTATTAAATCGTATTAACCCCGAACTTCTCTTCAGGCTCCAGCATCTTGGACAGAGCTGTGATCGAGCACAACCTTCTCTCCGCCAGTAAACTTTACAACAACATCACCTTTGAAGAGCTCGGAGCACTTTTGGAAATCCCTCCGGCCAAAGTGAGAAAGAACAATAGATGCAGGAAAATGTGACCGCTTCCGAAATATTGCGTCATTTGTTGCTATGTTGATTTCGTTTTCCTCGTTCCATGACAACCGATTCCCGAGCAAAGTACAGTCAACTGTACATTATTATCTTCAGTTACTTTACAATTCTAATTGATTTATTATTGATGTTGTATGTGCAGGCTGAGAAGATTGCGTCGCAAATGATCACTGAAGGACGCATGAACGGGTTCATCGACCAGATTGATGGCATCGTGCACTTTGAGAGTGagtggcgtgttttttttttttttttttttttttgtgatataaaagaAAATGAGACCAAAGTGAAATATTCCAAAACTTGAATGAGGCCTATGACCTGTACAATGcagtaaaatacatattttcagAAGTGAAgtagaaaataaaactgaattaaTATGGTTGCATAAGTATGCACACCTTCACTGACAAAAACAAGAAGTGTCATGTGTTATGTGGACAGCAGGGGGAGCCCTCATACTAACGTTATGATGGACTGTTGagcatttattaatatttttgatacCCAGTTTCTGGACTATGTACTAGtgcatatattttttgtccTCACTAATAAGACAATACAACATACTAGTCATTTTTTCACTACTGTAAAACATTTCCTTctctaaacatagaagggccaaaacatttctaatgaaaattaaattgcataaaaaaaaatgtcgataTGTTACTGGCTTTTCAGCACGAGAGCCGCTTCCCACGTGGGACAAGCAGATCCAGTCGCTGTGTTTCCAGGTCAACAACCTCCTGGAAAAGATCCGACAGGCAGCTCCCGAGTGGGCCGCCCAAGCCATGGAGACCCAGATGAGTCAATAGAAGTCGCCCCACCTCGAGCgcacttctttcttttttttcttttttttttcctcatcatcaCAAGGTGCGCCAAAGGAAAATATGTCCCCTCCACCGTTCACATCCCATTGGCTGAATATTCCAAAGGCACATTTTTATTGGCCGGTGCCCCGCAGTGACTCATGTTTGCGTTGATGACACAAGTGCTCTCTGGCATTTTATTGACGACGTGTAATATGGCCAATGTGATTGCACTCAAGAGTTGACATGACATGTGATTAAATGTGCACACTGCTAGCAACTCAATCTGCTCTTTTTCAATACAGCACTGAAAAACgactttcaacaaaatcatcA comes from Festucalex cinctus isolate MCC-2025b chromosome 15, RoL_Fcin_1.0, whole genome shotgun sequence and encodes:
- the cops4 gene encoding COP9 signalosome complex subunit 4 — its product is MATEVRQELAQLMNSFGSHKDLSAKYRQILEKAVQFTDADQLESLKAFVEAMVNENVSLVISRQLLTDFCTHLPNLPDATAKAVYHFTLEKIQPRVISFEEQVASIRQHLATIYEKEGDWRNAAQVLVGIPLETGQKQYNVDYKLDTYLKIARLYLEDDDPVQAEAYINRASLLQNESSNEQLQIHYKVCYARVLDFRRKFIEAAQRYNELSYKSIVHESERLEALKHALNCTILASAGQQRSRMLATLFKDERCQQLAAYGILEKMYLDRIIRGNQLQEFAAMLMPHQKATTADGSSILDRAVIEHNLLSASKLYNNITFEELGALLEIPPAKAEKIASQMITEGRMNGFIDQIDGIVHFETREPLPTWDKQIQSLCFQVNNLLEKIRQAAPEWAAQAMETQMSQ